A single genomic interval of Coturnix japonica isolate 7356 chromosome 14, Coturnix japonica 2.1, whole genome shotgun sequence harbors:
- the TEX47 gene encoding testis-expressed protein 47 produces MAALFWDLLPPELNHPMAGRDVKHEVLCSVGHNRNTPCPQCVGLKACLHKGMLKNYYLLFRQYFITCSSIIAQPFPLQACCSTMYFLIRALTSLQNEGPGALLQGIKVLVVAHSIPRRLFPEWNVAVVPSPVTHPEDSTQSQPIEEVVAECLTFLVSAAEYVLKSTEDDSEASSDTLCTLSPELLIPAGSIGFLCKAEECESPVDFVSMYLSPVQPALDSGTLCAIWEHSGICRLCLLYRLYSELYDDCCSLLSFRSQKLYGPFPCTYLPDATCSQWSRTLMAHTHTHTQMPGFHCSPSVRRSLSQWRSCIAAHVLPIFPQCLIIN; encoded by the exons ATGGCAGCCTTATTCTGGGATCTGCTGCCCCCAGAACTGAACCATCCCATGGCAGGGAGGGATGTGAAGCATGAAGTGCTGTGTTCTGTCGGGCATAACAGGAACACGCCTTGTCCTCAGTGTGTGGGTCTCAAGGCCTGTTTACACAAAGGGATGCTGAAGAATTATTACCTTTTGTTCAGGCAGTATTTTATTACATGCAGTTCCATTATAGCTCAGCCCTTTCCCCTGCAGGCTTGCTGCAGCACAATGTATTTTCTCATCCGAGCTCTCACTTCTCTCCAAAACGAGGGTCCTGG TGCTCTCCTGCAGGGAATCAAGGTGCTGGTGGTGGCACACAGCATCCCCAGACGGCTGTTCCCAGAGTGGAACGTGGCGGTGGTGCCATCTCCTGTAACACATCCAGAGGACTCCACACAATCACAGCCTATAGAGGAGGTGGTGGCAGAGTGTCTTACATTCCTGGTCAGCGCAGCAGAATATGTGCTGAAATCCACTGAG GATGACAGTGAAGCCAGCAGTGACACTCTGTGCACTCTCAGTCCTGAGCTGCTCATCCCAGCAGGGTCTATTGGCTTCTTGTGTAAAGCTGAAGAATGTGAAAGTCCTGTAGATTTTGTGAGCATGTATTTGAGTCCTGTGCAGCCTGCCCTGGATTCAGGTACGTTGTGTGCGATTTGGGAACACAGTGGGATTTGTAGGTTATGTTTGTTATATAGGTTATATAGCGAGCTATATGACGATTGCTGTTCCTTGCTCTCCTTTCGTTCACAGAAGCTGTATGGCCCGTTCCCTTGCACTTATCTCCCTGATGCAACGTGTTCCCAGTGGAGCAGGACTCTCAtggctcacacacacacacacacacagatgccGGGCTTCCATTGCAGCCCATCAGTCAGGAGGAGCCTGAGTCAGTGGAGGTCTTGTATTGCAGCTCATGTCCTGCCCATTTTCCCCCAGTGCTTAATAATAAATTGA